Proteins encoded within one genomic window of Bemisia tabaci chromosome 2, PGI_BMITA_v3:
- the LOC140224073 gene encoding uncharacterized protein, with product MVSLHSQSQGSVERANRNVGEMLGAWMKDQNSEDSVAGLKFVQLSKNRAFHLGIKMSPYEAMFGCPARVGLKSTSLPNELLDEVETEEDLERLLDAEPASEAATSEATPTSEATPTSEAAPTSETAPTSETQLLLLKQLLLLKQLLLLNHTSTTYLEKGVLLYKTLRFRPIKRRSNLTPNSVLFP from the coding sequence ATGGTAAGCCTCCACAGCCAGTCGCAAGGCTCTGTGGAGCGGGCTAACCGTAATGTGGGGGAAATGCTAGGAGCCTGGATGAAAGACCAGAATTCTGAAGACTCGGTTGCGGGTCTCAAGTTCGTTCAGCTAAGTAAAAACAGAGCCTTTCATCTTGGAATCAAAATGTCTCCTTATGAAGCGATGTTTGGCTGCCCTGCAAGAGTGGGACTGAAATCTACTTCCTTGCCCAACGAGTTGTTGGATGAAGTCGAAACAGAGGAGGATCTGGAGCGTTTGCTTGATGCTGAACCAGCTTCTGAAGCAGCAACTTCTGAAGCAACTCCTACTTCTGAAGCAACTCCTACTTCTGAAGCAGCTCCTACTTCTGAAACAGCTCCTACTTCTGAAACACAGCTCCTGCTTCTGAAACAGCTCCTACTTCTGAAACAGCTCCTACTTCTGAACCATACATCAACAACATACTTAGAAAAAGGCGTGTTGCTCTACAAAACCTTGAGGTTCAGGCcaataaaaagaagaagcaatCTGACGCCAAATTCAGTCCTGTTTCCGTAG